Within Amycolatopsis sp. cg5, the genomic segment GCCGAGCTTTTCGAAGATCCAGATCACCCGCGCGGAGATGTCGATCTGACCGCGCTGGACGCCGTGGCGCGCCGAGGTCGGGTCGGCGTGGTGCAGGTTGTGCCACGACTCGCCGAAGGAGAAGATCGCCAGCGGCCAGAAGTTCGCCGACTTGTCGCGCGCGGCGAACGGGCGCTCGCCGATCATGTGGCAGATCGAGTTGACCGACCAGGTCACGTGGTGCAGCACGCAGACGCGGACCAGCCCGGCCCAGAAGAACGCGGTCACCCCGCCCCAGACCGACCAGGTCACCAATCCGCCGATGAGGCCGGGCAGCGCCAGCGTCAGCAGGCTCCACAGCCAGAACAGGTCGTCGACCTTCTGGATGGCCTTGTCCTTGACGAGGTCGGGCGCGAAGCGCTCGGCGTTGCTCTGGTCGCGGTCGAACAGCCAGCCCATGTGCGCGTGCCAGAAACCCTTGGCGATCGCCGCGGGCGAGGTGCCGTACGCCCACGGGGAGTGCGGGTCGCCGTCGCGGTCGGAGAACGCGTGGTGACGACGGTGGTCGGCGACCCAGGTGATGACCGGGCCCTGCAGCGCCATGCTGCCCGCGATCGCGAGCGCGACGCGCAGCCACGGCTTCGCCTTGAAGGAGCCGTGCGTGAAGTAGCGGTGGTACGAAACCGTGATGCCCAGCCCGCTGACGCAGTAGAAGACGACGAAGATGGCGACGTCCACCCAGGTCAGCCCCCAGCC encodes:
- a CDS encoding acyl-CoA desaturase, producing MTATLDRSTSTGPKPIISGQRSFGVQATVYFGVIAPLLALLAAVPFAWGWGLTWVDVAIFVVFYCVSGLGITVSYHRYFTHGSFKAKPWLRVALAIAGSMALQGPVITWVADHRRHHAFSDRDGDPHSPWAYGTSPAAIAKGFWHAHMGWLFDRDQSNAERFAPDLVKDKAIQKVDDLFWLWSLLTLALPGLIGGLVTWSVWGGVTAFFWAGLVRVCVLHHVTWSVNSICHMIGERPFAARDKSANFWPLAIFSFGESWHNLHHADPTSARHGVQRGQIDISARVIWIFEKLGWAHSVRWPTPQRLAKLATEKN